The Herbaspirillum sp. DW155 genomic interval CATAATGAACAAAGATAAACAGCACCATGATTTTCTGCGCTATATGCCGGCCATCGTCGACTGCGAACGCGCACTACGAGAACTCAGCATCGCCTGGCGCCTGATCGAATCGACCACCAAGATGGTGTGTCCGGCAGAAGCCAAGAGCATCCTGCCGACCATCAAGGTCACGCGGGAAGGCTTCAACCAGCTGGAAAAGCAGCTCATTGCCAATCTGGTACAGCAGAACCTTGCCAAGCTAGTTCAGGAATTCGATTTCAAGGCCCGGGTCATCATCGACATCGTGGTGCGCAACCTGTTCGAGCGCACCGCCGATGTCGGTTTTCTTTCCATGGATGAAGCCATCCGGTCCTTCATCCTGGAGGGACCGGATGCGGACGCGCGCGGTATCGTCGCGCGCCTGCAGGCCTATCGGGAAAAATATACCGTCTACGACGAAATCTTCATCCTCGATACGCAAGGGCGGGTGCTGGCGCATCTGGATCAGGACAACGACGTCCAGTACTGTCGCGACCCTCTGGTGGCGCAGACCCTGGCCGCTTCCGGCTATGTGGAAAGCTTCGAGGTGTCCGATCTGCGCGGCGGCGAGCGTTCGCTGATCTATTCCCACAAGATCGTCGATCCTGCGGATGGCCAGGCCATCGGAGTGCTGTGCCTGTGTTTCCCGGTGGCGGTGGAAATGAATGACATCTTCAGCGGACTGCGCAAACCGCATGACCACACCGTCATGCTCATGCTCGACCGCGAAGGCTGTGTCATTGCCAGCAGCGATGCCGAACACGTGCCGGTAGGACGCACGGTTCCGCTGGCGCTGGAAGGCGCCTATCAGATCGTCAGCCATGCCGGCCGCCAATACCTGGCGCGCACCTGTGCGGCCCGCAATTACCAGGGCTACAGCGGCCCGGGCTGGTTTGGCCATGTGATGGTGCCGTGCGACCTGGCGTTCCGTCAGCAGACCCAGGAGATGCTGGCGCAATTTGATCCGCAGCTGCTGGCGGGGGTGATGTCCCATGCCAAATCATTTTGTCCGCCACTGCACGACGTCACTACCATGGCCGACGCCATCAATCATTCGCTGCGGCGCGTGGTGTGGAACGGCAAGATCATGGCCTCGGGAGAGTCCGGCGACCTGTTGCGGCTCAAGGCCATCCTGCAGGAGATCAGCCAGACCGGTGACGAAACCAATGACGTGTTCCGCAAATCGATCCTCGACCTGTACGCCACAGCGCTGTCGTCCAATCTGCAGGATGGGCAATACATCTCGCGCCTGATGGTCGATATCATGGACCGCAATCTGTATGAACGCGCCAATGATTGCCGCTGGTGGTCACTCACGCCGCGCCTGCGGCAGATCATGGCCAGGGAGGTGCGCAGCAGCGCCGATCTGGCCGAGATGACCGGCATCCTCAGCGCCATCAATGCGCTCTACACGGTCTACGCCAGGCTGGTGGTATTTGATGCACAGGGCCGCATCGTGGCGACCAGTGCGCCGCTGGCCGATGGCAGCGAACTGGTCGGCTCCTCCGTGGATGAGCAATTGCTGCGCGATACGCTGCGTCTTTCCGATGCCAGCCAATATTGCGTGTCGCCCTTCGCGGCTACGCCGCTGTATGACGGCGCAGCCACCTATGTCTATTGCAGCGCCCTGTTCCATCCGGATCGCGCACAAGTCACCGGGGGGATCGCGCTGGTCTTCGATGCCACCCCGGAGTTCGCCAACATGCTCACGGGGGCGCTGCCGGAACAGCCCGGTGCGTTCGCCGCCTATACGGATCGCCAGGGCAAAGTCATTGCCAGCACCCACAAGGACTACCCGCCCGGCAGCACCCTGCTGCCGGGCGCCAAGGCCAGTGCCGCCGCCAATGGCAGCAGCACGGCGGATATCCGCATTCATGATGACACCTATATGGTGGTGGGATACACCACCTCGTCCGGCTATCGCGAATACAAGAATGACGGGCAATACACCAACGACGTGATCGCCTGCGTCTTCGTACCGATCGGCAAGAAGACCGATGCGGAACTACCGGTGGAAAGTCTGAGTGTGGAAGCGGCCCCCTTCACGGGAGCGAAGCGGGAATTTGCCAGCATCCGGCTCGATGGCGAGACCTTCGCACTGGCGGCCAGCCAGGTGGTGGAATCGATCGGGGCCGAGCGCATGCTCTCGACCTCGACCTTCAGGCAGGTGCTGGCCGGTGCCCTCGATTATCAGGACGGCAGCACGGCGTCTTCGGTCTTCGTGCCGGTGGTGGACATGCGCCAGCTATTGCTGGGCAGCCGCTCGTCAGACAACGCGGGCAAGGAAATCGTTATCGTGCGCCATGCGGGAAGAACGATCGGCCTGCTGGTCGACAGCCTGCATGACGTGATGGAATTCGGCGAGATCCATATCGATGATGCATTCAGGATGTCGGGCAGCGGGCCGCATTACATCTGCAACCTGATCCGCACAGCCAACCCGGGCAGTACCATCCAGGTGATCGATGTGGAACGTCTCATTGCCACCTTCTTCGCACCACGCAAGGAAGAACTGATGGCGGTGTCGTAAGCAAGCGCG includes:
- a CDS encoding chemotaxis protein CheW, whose product is MNKDKQHHDFLRYMPAIVDCERALRELSIAWRLIESTTKMVCPAEAKSILPTIKVTREGFNQLEKQLIANLVQQNLAKLVQEFDFKARVIIDIVVRNLFERTADVGFLSMDEAIRSFILEGPDADARGIVARLQAYREKYTVYDEIFILDTQGRVLAHLDQDNDVQYCRDPLVAQTLAASGYVESFEVSDLRGGERSLIYSHKIVDPADGQAIGVLCLCFPVAVEMNDIFSGLRKPHDHTVMLMLDREGCVIASSDAEHVPVGRTVPLALEGAYQIVSHAGRQYLARTCAARNYQGYSGPGWFGHVMVPCDLAFRQQTQEMLAQFDPQLLAGVMSHAKSFCPPLHDVTTMADAINHSLRRVVWNGKIMASGESGDLLRLKAILQEISQTGDETNDVFRKSILDLYATALSSNLQDGQYISRLMVDIMDRNLYERANDCRWWSLTPRLRQIMAREVRSSADLAEMTGILSAINALYTVYARLVVFDAQGRIVATSAPLADGSELVGSSVDEQLLRDTLRLSDASQYCVSPFAATPLYDGAATYVYCSALFHPDRAQVTGGIALVFDATPEFANMLTGALPEQPGAFAAYTDRQGKVIASTHKDYPPGSTLLPGAKASAAANGSSTADIRIHDDTYMVVGYTTSSGYREYKNDGQYTNDVIACVFVPIGKKTDAELPVESLSVEAAPFTGAKREFASIRLDGETFALAASQVVESIGAERMLSTSTFRQVLAGALDYQDGSTASSVFVPVVDMRQLLLGSRSSDNAGKEIVIVRHAGRTIGLLVDSLHDVMEFGEIHIDDAFRMSGSGPHYICNLIRTANPGSTIQVIDVERLIATFFAPRKEELMAVS